A window of Patescibacteria group bacterium contains these coding sequences:
- a CDS encoding helix-turn-helix domain-containing protein, with amino-acid sequence MNEFRPNKILSASEIVAGELIERRQEKNLKLKDIAKKLNIKHEYLEALESGEYNKLPAGVYGKNFLREYAVYLELDPKKLLKELESDEDWNKPEKSKEIFSQQVVKKYNFLVVPKIARSFVIIVVVLALFSYLGFCLKEIMSPPFLSVIEPLDNSVTENNFVIVFGKTEPEAQIKINGEAVALSSGEKEGLFTEKVNLKTGLNTITITAKKKYGREAVIVRQVLANE; translated from the coding sequence ATGAATGAATTCAGGCCAAACAAAATATTGTCAGCTTCAGAGATAGTGGCCGGAGAGCTTATTGAGCGGCGCCAAGAGAAGAATTTAAAGCTTAAGGATATTGCCAAAAAATTAAATATAAAGCACGAATATCTTGAGGCTCTGGAGAGTGGAGAATACAACAAATTGCCTGCCGGAGTCTATGGGAAGAATTTTTTAAGAGAATATGCCGTTTATTTGGAGCTTGACCCTAAAAAATTATTAAAAGAGCTTGAATCCGATGAGGATTGGAATAAGCCGGAAAAAAGCAAAGAAATTTTTTCCCAACAGGTTGTGAAGAAATATAATTTTTTGGTTGTCCCCAAGATAGCGCGAAGTTTTGTCATAATAGTTGTTGTTCTTGCCCTTTTTTCTTATCTTGGCTTTTGTTTGAAAGAAATAATGTCGCCCCCCTTTCTTTCCGTGATTGAGCCGTTAGACAATTCAGTTACGGAAAATAATTTTGTGATTGTTTTCGGAAAAACGGAGCCGGAAGCCCAGATTAAAATCAACGGAGAGGCAGTCGCCTTAAGTTCGGGCGAGAAAGAGGGTCTTTTTACGGAAAAAGTTAATTTAAAGACAGGCCTTAATACCATAACCATAACCGCCAAAAAAAAATATGGGCGGGAAGCCGTAATTGTCAGGCAGGTATTAGCGAATGAATAA
- a CDS encoding YraN family protein: MNYRREVGKFGENLVKNYLLKKGYEILGENVKISFQEIDIIAKEGKIFVFVEVKTKLSSAFGKAEDAFDFRKSGHLGKALELYIYKNDLDENLIRLDFISVDINREKKMAKIKHYKDII; encoded by the coding sequence ATGAATTACAGGCGGGAAGTTGGAAAATTCGGGGAAAATTTGGTTAAAAATTACTTATTGAAGAAAGGTTATGAGATTTTGGGTGAAAATGTGAAGATAAGCTTCCAGGAGATAGATATTATAGCCAAAGAGGGAAAAATTTTTGTTTTTGTTGAGGTAAAAACCAAGTTATCCTCGGCTTTTGGCAAGGCCGAAGACGCTTTTGATTTTAGAAAATCCGGCCATCTGGGAAAGGCCCTGGAACTTTATATTTACAAAAATGATTTGGACGAAAATTTAATCCGATTAGACTTCATTTCCGTTGATATTAACCGAGAGAAAAAAATGGCTAAGATTAAACATTATAAGGATATAATTTAA
- a CDS encoding class I SAM-dependent methyltransferase, translating into MLKTTGGNVLLDAGFVLSKAKIGENLKVADLGCGASGHFVFPSAKLVGKRGVVYAVDILKTVLEEIKRRARQENIDNIQTIWSNLEIFKATKIESGSLDAAFLINTLYQSHKRVEILREAVRMLKKGAKLLVVEWQNVSSPFGPPPEERVKIDLLKAGAKKLGLEIEEEFEAGQHHYGILFVKL; encoded by the coding sequence ATGCTTAAAACCACAGGGGGAAATGTTTTACTTGATGCCGGTTTCGTATTAAGCAAAGCAAAAATAGGGGAAAATTTAAAGGTAGCTGATTTGGGTTGCGGCGCTTCCGGCCATTTTGTTTTTCCTTCGGCGAAACTGGTCGGCAAGAGAGGCGTGGTTTACGCGGTTGATATATTAAAAACCGTCTTGGAAGAAATAAAAAGAAGGGCCAGGCAGGAGAATATAGATAATATTCAGACAATTTGGAGCAATCTGGAAATTTTTAAGGCTACTAAAATAGAATCGGGCAGCCTTGACGCGGCTTTTCTGATAAACACCCTGTATCAATCCCACAAAAGAGTTGAAATTTTAAGAGAGGCTGTAAGAATGCTCAAAAAAGGAGCAAAATTACTGGTGGTGGAATGGCAGAATGTTTCCTCCCCTTTCGGGCCTCCGCCTGAAGAAAGGGTTAAAATTGATTTGTTGAAGGCCGGGGCAAAAAAATTAGGCTTGGAAATAGAGGAAGAATTTGAAGCCGGGCAGCACCATTACGGAATTTTATTTGTTAAATTATAA